A genome region from Coturnix japonica isolate 7356 chromosome 13, Coturnix japonica 2.1, whole genome shotgun sequence includes the following:
- the GM2A gene encoding ganglioside GM2 activator: MLLSGLFLLLCSLSLCPAVLGAARPQLLVERSGSRMLREVGGFSWEDCGNGRDPVVLRSLSVAPDPISIPGTLRISAAVSSSKAMASPLKAVLVVEKALGDLWIQLPCIDQMGSCTYDDVCTVLDNIIPPGTACPEPLLTYGIPCHCPFKAGSYSLPASDFTLPDVELPSWMTNGNYRVRAVVSSKGQELACVKLGFSLQSH, from the exons ATGCTGTTATCGGGGCTGTTCCTGTTGCTCTGCTCGCTGTCGCTGTGCCCGGCGGTGCTCGGTGCTGCGCGGCCGCAGCTGCTGGTGGAGAGAAGCGGCTCCAGGATGCTGCGGGAG GTCGGTGGCTTTTCCTGGGAGGACTGTGGTAATGGGCGGGATCCCGTCGTGCTCCGGAGCCTCTCGGTGGCACCCGACCCCATCAGCATCCCGGGGACCCTGCGCATCAGTGcggctgtgagcagcagcaaggcCATGGCATCCCCCCTGAAG GCGGTGCTGGTGGTGGAGAAGGCCTTGGGCGACCTCTGGATCCAGCTGCCCTGCATCGACCAGATGGGCAGCTGCACCTACGATGATGTGTGCACTGTCCTCGACAACATCATCCCACCTGGCACAGCCTGCCCGGAGCCGCTGCTCACCTACGGCATCCCCTGCCACTGCCCCTTCAAGGCG ggctcctACTCACTGCCTGCCAGCGACTTCACCCTGCCCGACGTCGAGCTGCCCTCCTGGATGACCAACGGCAACTACCGCGTGCGGGCGGTCGTTAGCAGCAAGGGGCAGGAGCTGGCCTGTGTCAAGCTGGGCTTCTCCCTGCAGTCCCACTGA
- the LOC107320202 gene encoding proton-coupled amino acid transporter 1-like translates to MSTRRLRSEDYNDYSSTDVTPEGSPPAGINGFARPESYQRFGESNGTTWYQTLIHLLKGNIGTGLLGLPLALKNAGILLGPLSLLVMGVVAVHCMSILVKCAHHFCYRFQKQFLDYGGAVMYGLESTPSAWLRTHAIWGRRVVGLFLILTQLGFCCVYFVFLADNLRQVVSSANSTTFDCQSNRTVTLTPTMDSRLYMLSLLPFVVLLSFIQNLKILSIFSMLANLAMLISLVVIYQYIVRDIPDPKALPLAAAWKTYPLFFGTAIFAFEGIGVVLPLENKMKNPRQFPLILYVGMTIVTILYISLGVLGYLRFGAAIQASITLNLPNCWLYQAVKLLFSFGIFFTYAVQFYVPAEIIIPPLVARVSERWGWLVNLLLRVVLVSITCVLAILIPRLDLVISLVGSVSSSALALIFPPLLEIATFYTEGMHPLLIVKDVLISLFGFVGFVVGTYEALVELATPAAVINGTSTAGQ, encoded by the exons ATGTCCACCCGACGGCTGCGCAGTGAGGACTACAACGACTACAGCTCCACCGATGTGACCCCGGAGGGCAGCCCACCTGCAGGCATCAATGGCTTCGCACGGCCCGAGTCCTACCAGCGCTTCGGGGAGAGCAATGGGACCAC GTGGTACCAGACCCTCATCCACCTCCTGAAGGGGAACATTGGCACcgggctgctggggctgcccctggCTCTGAAGAATGCCGGCATCCTG TTGGGTCCCTTGAGCCTGCTGGTGATGGGTGTTGTGGCTGTGCACTGCATGAGCATCCTGGTGAAATGTGCCCACCACTTCTGCTACAG GTTCCAGAAGCAGTTTTTGGACTACGGGGGAGCTGTGATGTATGGGCTGGAGTCAACACCCAGCGCCTGGCTGAGGACACACGCCATCTGGGGAAG gCGTGTGGTGGGACTCTTCCTGATCCTCACTCAGTTGGGTTTCTGCTGTGTGTACTTTGTCTTTCTGGCTGACAATCTGAGACAG GTTGTTTCCTCTGCCAACAGCACCACCTTTGACTGCCAGTCCAACAGGACAGTGACCCTCACGCCCACCATGGACTCCCGGCTCTACatgctctccctgctgccttttGTGGTGCTGCTGTCGTTCATCCAGAATCTCAAGATCCTGTCCATCTTTTCCATGCTGGCCAACCTGGCCATGCTCATCAGCCTTGTAGTGATCTACCAGTACATTGTCAGG GACATCCCTGATCCCAAAGCCCTGCCTCTCGCCGCAGCCTGGAAGACCTACCCTCTGTTTTTTGGCACGGCCATCTTTGCTTTTGAAGGCATCGGGGTG GTGCTGCCTTTGGAAAACAAGATGAAGAACCCACGGCAGTTCCCTCTGATCCTCTACGTGGGGATGACGATCGTTACCATTCTGTACATCAGCCTGGGTGTGCTGGGCTACCTGCGCTTCGGGGCGGCCATCCAGGCCAGCATAACGCTCAACCTGCCCAACTGCTG GCTGTACCAAGCTGTCaagctgctcttctcctttgggATTTTCTTCACCTATGCTGTGCAGTTCTACGTCCCTGCTGAGATCATCATCCCTCCACTGGTTGCCCGTGTGTCAGAGCGCTGGGGCTGGTTGGTCAACTTGCTGCTGCGGGTGGTCCTGGTCAGCATCACCT GTGTGCTGGCCATCCTTATCCCCCGCCTGGACCTCGTCATCTCGCTGGTGGGCTCAGTCAGCAGCAGCGCGCTGGCTCTCATCTTCCCCCCACTGCTGGAGATCGCCACTTTCTACACAGAGGGCATGCATCCACTGCTCATTGTCAAGGACGTGCTCATCAGCCTCTTCGGCTTCGTCGGCTTCGTGGTGGGCACCTACGAGGCGCTGGTGGAGCTGGCAACGCCTGCTGCTGTCATCAACGGCACCAGCACCGCGGGGCAGTGA